In the genome of Myxococcus stipitatus, one region contains:
- a CDS encoding DUF5666 domain-containing protein, which translates to MKTSFLSKHLTSALLSLSLLSPGMALAHGKDGVHVMGTVKEVKQGTLVVETPEMKQEDVMTDASTRYEKSGADVTAADLKAGERVVVHGMKMKNGQVHAQLVKFGKPKADAKGAQPAQPTPAAGGHDHGHSGH; encoded by the coding sequence ATGAAGACCTCATTCCTGTCGAAGCACCTCACCTCCGCCCTGCTCTCCCTCTCCCTCCTCTCCCCCGGCATGGCGCTCGCCCACGGCAAGGACGGCGTCCACGTCATGGGCACCGTGAAGGAGGTGAAGCAAGGCACGCTCGTGGTAGAGACCCCCGAGATGAAGCAGGAGGACGTGATGACGGACGCGAGCACGCGCTACGAGAAGAGTGGCGCGGACGTCACGGCGGCGGACCTCAAGGCCGGCGAGCGCGTGGTCGTCCACGGCATGAAGATGAAGAACGGCCAGGTGCATGCGCAGCTGGTGAAGTTCGGCAAGCCGAAGGCGGACGCGAAGGGGGCACAGCCCGCGCAGCCCACCCCGGCCGCGGGTGGACATGACCATGGGCACTCGGGGCACTGA